A segment of the Pseudoalteromonas piscicida genome:
TACGTTCTTGGTATTAGCCGCACAGTTTGAAAGCTTTGTCCATCCACTGGTTATCATGCTCACCGTACCGCTGGGTTTAGTTGGTGCAATGTATGGGTTATTTATTACCGACAGCACGCTAAACATTTATAGCCAAATTGGTATTGTCATGTTGATTGGCCTTAGTGCCAAAAACGGTATCTTAATCGTGGAATTTGCTAACCAATTGCGTGACAAAGGCATTGCCTTCGAACAAGCCATTGTTGATGCTGCTGCGCAGCGATTAAGACCTATTATTATGACCTCGCTAACAACCGTGATGAGCTCTATCCCGCTTGTGTTTGCAACAGGTCCAGGGTTCGAAAGCCGCATGGTGATCGGTGTCGTGATTTTTGCCGGTGTCAGTGTTGCCACCATTTTAACCTTGTTTGTTATCCCAACCGCCTATACTTTACTAGCTAAGAAGACGCAATCTCCAGAAGAGACGACAAAACGTCTTGAGGAGCAGTCGAAACAACATCCTGAGCAGGAGGTATAATGGCAACTTTACGAACCGCAACTTTTGGTGGTGGTTGTTTTTGGTGTATTGATGCGGCATTTCGCCGCGTCAATGGTGTTGAGTCAGTGCAGTCAGGTTACGCAGGTGGCCACACAGATAATCCCACCTATCAAATGATATGTCGGGGAGACAGTGGTCATGCTGAGGTAGTCCAACTGCAATTTGATGCCGATATTGTCAGCTTTGATACTTTGCTTAATATGTTTTTTACCCTGCATGACCCAACGCAGTTGAATCGCCAAGGCAACGACATTGGTACTCAGTACCGTAGTGTGGTGTTTTATCATGACCAGCAGCAACAGCAACAAACTCAAGATTGTATTGCGCAACTTCAAAACCAGTTAAGTGAAAAAATAGTGACTGAGGTTAGCCCTGCGCCTGAATTTTATCCTGCTGAGCACTATCACCAAGATTATTACACTGAAAACCCAAACCAAGGCTATTGCAGTGTGATGATTGCCCCTAAAATTGCAAAATTTGAAAGCCATTTTGCGGCGAATTTAAAGCACTAAACTTGTGTGCCGAACGCAATAGATTGCGTTCGGCTTACGCCTTACGGCAACATAGGTATAGCAAATACATAAAAGCTGGTGCGGCCATCTTTAATCCGCAAATGCCCACGCATTACTTCCATTTCTAAATTCGCCGTATCACCAGGTCTTAAGGTATCTAAGCCTTTAAGCGGAACAACACCTGAATTGATTAACTGGGCGTTGTGTTTAATGACCTGCGGAATATCTTCGCTCATATCCACACCCAAGAATTCAAACACATCAATCACAATACGGCTAAATTCAGTATAAAGCTTGTCAAAAATCCCCGGAGTCAAGGTATCTATCAAATCGAGGATCCACGGCAACTCTACCTTTGTCGTCACCACAGGCTTAAAGCTGGAAATTAACGGATCTAACTCAAGCTGCTGGGTACGTACATCATACTTACCTTTGATGGTGACATTTTCGTTGTTAATATAGACATGGATATAAATATTCATCCCAAGCTGTTTCTTACGAAACTTAGCGTAAGACTTCAAATCGAAACCATCGATCAGCACCGGTACTTTATTTTGCGCATCGACTCTACCTGCAATTTTCATATGCATAGTGCCGTAGAGACTAGTCGTGTGGCTCACTTTATTTGAACTAGATTGCGCGGCAATATTGTTGACGATATCGGTCGTCAACTCTTTGTAGTTATGTTCCACATTCGAAAATTGCTGATGAATGATATCTGACACCTGCGTATACATTTCCTTTGGACCTTGGCTAGATGTTGTCCTGCCAGTAGACCAACACTCTCCACCAGTATAAATCACAGGCACTGATATAGGCGTTAGATGATCGTTGCCGGGGTGGCGATAGTACATCATGCTGCGGATCCGACTACAGGTTTGCGATGGCGCGTTAAACCAAGCGAAATCGCCCGTCATTGATTGTGTTGAAAATTGAGGTTCAAGCTGATTTTCAGGTAGTGAGGCTTGCGCTGATGTGACAATCCCAAGCGTGAGTAACCCAAATAATAGTGACTTCATGTTCTTTTCCTTAAGGTAGTAATAATACAAATCAAATCTATTATCAACCACACGTAAGGTAGAACACCAGTTACAAATGTAATGCAACTAGGGCCTGTTGATCTTTCAAGTTTGTTTTTGCAGCAGTTTGACTGGTATTTATACAAGGCAGAGCCTGAGTAGCATAGTTATTCTATGTAAGTCAGGTGATAACACAGTAGAAATGCCAGTCAGGCGCTGCCCTTTGGGTTCACCTGAGTGCGCTTTGTTCATTGTTGCTCAACTTTTGCCTAGATTACTAGGCGGCAAGTCGAGCGTCGCGATCAAAACACACTCAGAAGAACAAAAATCAAACAGCAAAGGTCAACAGGCCCTAAATGATAAATAAGAAAAGTGATCCATTACTCATGATGGATCACTCTGGGTATTGAAAAACAGTTAACGCATTAGAAGCTGTAGCTCACACCAACGTAGGCTTGTCTACCTAGTGGCTTATAGCCCAGTAAAGAGCCATCTTTTGCTTCGCCCGCTGTGGCATTGAAATAACGCTTATCGGTTAGGTTTTCAATTCGGCCATTTAACTTGAATCCATTGAAAAACGTATAGTTAGCAGCTAAATTAAACAGCGTATATGACGGTAAAGTCACTGTATATGCACCTTCAGCTCCCCATACTTTATCGTCGCGATTACCTCTATGGACTAAGGTCAGTGTTGCGTCGACATTTTCCCACTCTTTACTGACTGAATAAGTTAAGGTGCGTCTCGCTCTGCGCTGTAATTGCTTGTCAGTATCAGCGTCTTTAGCACTCACATAGCTCGCATTTACCGTATGCTCGATACCAAAGTTGTCTTCAATTTCAACAGAAAGATCAGCACCTTCAAAGTCAGCGCGCTGAACATTGTAAGGGATGTATTTCCATTTATCATTTTGCTGATAAACGATTTTATCGGTAATACGGTTATCGTATACCGCAGCTTCCACACGGAAGTTCTTGCCGCTCCATGTGACAATAATTTCGTTATTAGTGGCTTCTTCCGGCTTAATATTTGGGTTAGGCAGATAGTAAGGACTATCAATCACAAACGCCTGTGATAAAGAAGGTGCTCTAAAGGCAGTACCATGATTCAACTTAACACTCAGGCCATCCATGAGTTGCTTGCCTACAGCAACCGTGTAGGTGTTTGCATGACCATGAAAATCATAATCATCCGTTCTCAGTACAACCTCTGCCAGCCAATTTTCATCGTTGTAAAACCCACCTAGTGCTAAAGATAAGTTATCACGCTCAGGCTCTGAAAAAGAGGCGGTAGAATCACCAACATCTTCATTTAGAAAGGTAAAGTTACCCGTGAAGATCAAAGCTTCGGTTAAACTATATTGCGACTGATATTCAAATTGGCTGCGTTTGGTGACATAAGCGTTATCGTCAGCACTATTACCGATTTGAACGTTTTGTTCCTTACCTAAGCTGTATGACGCACTTTGACTAAACTTGTCAGTACGTCTTTTCCACGCCAACTTATTGGTGTAGTTATGGAAACGGTAAGCATCACTACCAAAAGAGTCATACTCCCCCTCACCTTCACTGTACTGTGAACGTAAGCTAAAAATGCCACTTTCTTCATCACCATACTGCACATTTAAACCGGCATTACCGTTATAATATCCATCACGGTCATGGTTTTTTGTGATTGCAGCTTCAGGGTCTTTCTCAATCACATCATAGCCATCGGTATGAGTGTAACCCGCATTAGCTGCAATACTAAACTTGTCTTTTTTGTAATTTACCGTTGCTTCGGTCTTGGAGTAATTGTTACTCCCAGTCGTAAGCGCGATTGTATTGTTATTCCCTTCGCGACTAATAATATTAATCACGCCAGCAATGGCATCTGAACCATAAATCGCAGCTTTGGCACCACGAATGATCTCAATCCTTTCGATGCTATTAAGTGGTAAATTAGTGAGCGAATTGTCACCGGAGTTTGCATCCGTCACTCGAACCCCATCGATTAACACTAGCGTATGCTTAGCATCATTACCGCGTAGAAATAAACTCACGCTTTGGCCAAAGCCACCGTTTCTAACCGCTTGAATACCAGCGATATTATCGAGTAACGATACGACATCTTGAACCTTGCTTTTTTCAATATCAGCACGACCTATAACCGTAATGGCAGACAATGCGCTTTCTAGAGATTGTTCAAATTTATTGGCAGTAACAGTGATATGTTCAACATTTTGATCCGCAAATGCTGAAAAAGAGAGCGCCGTCGCTATCGCCGCGCTTAGAGCAGTTTTATTTAACATGGTTTCCCCTAACTTGTACCCACCGTACAAGAACACAAAGTGACTGTTTCAAGGCCGGTCTCCGGGCTCAGTAAATCTGCAGATTGGCAGTTCACTCTACCGTTGCGGGGGCAGCGCTGGCATAGAACCGATCCAAGCTAATCACGTGTAATAAACTGTCTTACTCAATTTATTATTGATTAACGCAATTAGATGTTCCCTTGTGTTCGCACCAGTTTCCCGATTATCTATACACTTAGCAACCACACTAGGTTGTGTACAGCACCTTGAAAATGCGAGGCTATTGTCTTGGGTTTCGGAATGATTGTCAATGGACGTCTAGAAATCCAAAAGTGCAATCTATGCACTTTTGGAATGAAGGAAAGCGTAACTAGGGCCTGTTGACCTTTGCTGTTTGATTTTTGTTCTCCTGAGTGTGTTTTGATCGCGACGCGTGAACGTAAGCTAAAAATGCCACTTTCTTCATCACCATACTGCACATTTAAACCGGCATTACCGTTATAATATCCATCACGGTCATGGTTTTTTGTGATTGCAGCTTCAGGGTCTTTCTCAATCACATCATAGCCATCGGTATGAGTGTAACCCGCATTAGCTGCAATACTAAACTTGTCTTTTTTGTAATTTACCGTTGCTTCGGTCTTGGAGTAATTGTTACTCCCAGTCGTAAGCGCGATTGTATTGTTATTCCCTTCGCGACTAATAATATTAATCACGCCAGCAATGGCATCTGAACCATAAATCGCAGCTTTGGCACCACGAATGATCTCAATCCTTTCGATGCTATTAAGTGGTAAATTAGTGAGCGAATTGTCACCGGAGTTTGCATCCGTCACTCGAACCCCATCGATTAACACTAGCGTATGCTTAGCATCATTACCGCGTAGAAATAAACTCACGCTTTGGCCAAAGCCACCGTTTCTAACCGCTTGAATACCAGCGATATTATCGAGTAACGATACGACATCTTGAACCTTGCTTTTTTCAATATCAGCACGACCTATAACCGTAATGGCAGACAATGCGCTTTCTAGAGATTGTTCAAATTTATTGGCAGTAACAGTGATATGTTCAACATTTTGATCCGCAAATGCTGAAAAAGAGAGCGCCGTCGCTATCGC
Coding sequences within it:
- the msrA gene encoding peptide-methionine (S)-S-oxide reductase MsrA — its product is MATLRTATFGGGCFWCIDAAFRRVNGVESVQSGYAGGHTDNPTYQMICRGDSGHAEVVQLQFDADIVSFDTLLNMFFTLHDPTQLNRQGNDIGTQYRSVVFYHDQQQQQQTQDCIAQLQNQLSEKIVTEVSPAPEFYPAEHYHQDYYTENPNQGYCSVMIAPKIAKFESHFAANLKH
- a CDS encoding TonB-dependent receptor domain-containing protein; translation: MLNKTALSAAIATALSFSAFADQNVEHITVTANKFEQSLESALSAITVIGRADIEKSKVQDVVSLLDNIAGIQAVRNGGFGQSVSLFLRGNDAKHTLVLIDGVRVTDANSGDNSLTNLPLNSIERIEIIRGAKAAIYGSDAIAGVINIISREGNNNTIALTTGSNNYSKTEATVNYKKDKFSIAANAGYTHTDGYDVIEKDPEAAITKNHDRDGYYNGNAGLNVQYGDEESGIFSLRSQYSEGEGEYDSFGSDAYRFHNYTNKLAWKRRTDKFSQSASYSLGKEQNVQIGNSADDNAYVTKRSQFEYQSQYSLTEALIFTGNFTFLNEDVGDSTASFSEPERDNLSLALGGFYNDENWLAEVVLRTDDYDFHGHANTYTVAVGKQLMDGLSVKLNHGTAFRAPSLSQAFVIDSPYYLPNPNIKPEEATNNEIIVTWSGKNFRVEAAVYDNRITDKIVYQQNDKWKYIPYNVQRADFEGADLSVEIEDNFGIEHTVNASYVSAKDADTDKQLQRRARRTLTYSVSKEWENVDATLTLVHRGNRDDKVWGAEGAYTVTLPSYTLFNLAANYTFFNGFKLNGRIENLTDKRYFNATAGEAKDGSLLGYKPLGRQAYVGVSYSF